The genomic DNA TTCCAGATCGTGCCGGGCAAGCCCGCCATCATCCTCGACGTGGCCCACAATGCGCATGCCGCGGCCGTCCTGGCGCAGAACCTGGACAACATGGGCTTCTTCCCCTATACGCACGCGGTGTTCGGCATGCTGGCCGACAAGGACGCCGACGCCGTCATCCAGGCCCTGGGCCGCCGCATCGATCGCTGGCATTGCGCCACGTTGCCCGGCGCCCGGGGGCGCGACGGCGAGGCGCTGGCCGGGCAGGTGCGCGACACCCTGGCGCTGGATCCGCACAAGGCCGACGAGCCCCGCGTGCAGGCCGCCGCCAGCGCGGCGCAAGCCTTTGAAACGGCGCTGGGCGAGGCAGGTGAGGGTGATAGAATCGTGGTGTTCGGGTCCTTCCTGACGGTGGCGGCCGTGCTCCAGGCACTGGGCCGCTCCGCTTGAGTCTGGGGCCACTGAGTCGGGGCCGCTGAGCGCCGCTGACATGCACGTGGCCCGGTATACGTTTCCGATGCGTTCACCCCGACCCGTTCGCCACGCCAGCAAGGGATGTTTTTGATGGGATTGTTCTCGCGCAGTGACTCCGCCTCGTCCCAGAAGCAGGCGGGCAAGGCTCGTCCCTCTGTCTCCAGCGAGGCCCAGGCCGCCGAGCTGCGCGCCCGCGCCCGGCGGCGCCTGGCTGGCGCGGTCGCCCTGGTGCTGGCGGCCGTGATCGTGCTGCCGATGGTGCTCGACTCCGAGCCAGTGCCGGTGGCCGACGACATCCCCATCCGGATTCCCGACCGCAACACGCCCTACCAACCGCAGATTTCCGCACCGCAGGCTGCGCCCGCCGCACCCGCGGCAGCGCCCGAGGCCGTGCCGCAGCCGCCCGCGCTGGCAGGCGACGCCCTGCAGCAGCCCGCGCCTGCCCAGCCTCCCGTGGCCGCCACGCAACCGCCCGCCACGCAGCAGCAAGCCCAGCGTCCGCCCGCGCAGCACCCTGCCGAGCAGCGTGAAACGCCCGCGAAGCCCGCGCCCAAGCCCCAGGATTCCCGCAGCGACGATGGCGCGCGCGCGCTGGCGCTGCTCGAGGGCCGCGGCGAGGCGCCAGCCAAGCCTGCGCCCAAGCCCGCCGCCAACGCGCGGGGCGCCTTCGTGTTGCAGATCGCCGCCTACACCACGCAGGTCGATGCCAACAGCCGGCGCGACAAGCTGCATGCCGCGGGCGTGACCAACGCCTTCGTCGAGCCCGTGTCCGCCGGTGGCAAGCAGCAATATCGCCTGCGCGTGGGGCCGTTCCCGTCGCGCGACGCGGCCCAGGCGGCCCAGGCCCGCTTGCGGACGCTGGGCTATGACAACGGATTCATTGCCGCACAGTGACCGGATTCGATTTCGTCGTCCTGGCCATCCTGGCCGTTTCGGCGGTGCTGGGGCTGGTTCGCGGCCTGCTCAAGGAAGTGCTCTCGCTCATCGCCTATGCGCTGGCCTTCGTCGCCGCGATCTGGTGGGGGCCGACGGTGTACGTCTGGCTGGAACCCTATATTGAAACCTCGTTGCTGCGCATGGGCGTGTCCTACGCAGCGGTGTTCATCGTCGTGCTGCTGGGCGTGGGCCTGGTCAACATGACCTTGGCCGCGCTGCTGCGCAGCACCGGGCTGACCCCCGCCGACCATGGCCTGGGCGGCCTGTTCGGCCTGCTGCGCGGGGCGGTCATGGTGCTGGCATTGATGGTGCTGGCCGGGTACACGCCGCTGCCCCAGGAAACCTGGTGGCGCGAGGCAATGTTTTCAGGCACCGCCGAAAAGGCGGTGCGGCAAGTCAAGATGTGGCTGCCTCCTTCGCTGGCAACGTGGGTGCCTTATGGCGAGCAGGCCGAGCCGCAACCAGTAATCAGTCAGTAGTCATCCAAGACAGGAAATCACCATGTGTGGAATCATTGGGGTTGTCGGGCGCGGACCGGTCAACCAGCTGCTCTATGACAGCTTGCTGCTCCTGCAGCACCGGGGACAGGACGCTGCCGGCATCTCCACGTCGCAG from Orrella dioscoreae includes the following:
- a CDS encoding CvpA family protein produces the protein MTGFDFVVLAILAVSAVLGLVRGLLKEVLSLIAYALAFVAAIWWGPTVYVWLEPYIETSLLRMGVSYAAVFIVVLLGVGLVNMTLAALLRSTGLTPADHGLGGLFGLLRGAVMVLALMVLAGYTPLPQETWWREAMFSGTAEKAVRQVKMWLPPSLATWVPYGEQAEPQPVISQ
- a CDS encoding SPOR domain-containing protein translates to MGLFSRSDSASSQKQAGKARPSVSSEAQAAELRARARRRLAGAVALVLAAVIVLPMVLDSEPVPVADDIPIRIPDRNTPYQPQISAPQAAPAAPAAAPEAVPQPPALAGDALQQPAPAQPPVAATQPPATQQQAQRPPAQHPAEQRETPAKPAPKPQDSRSDDGARALALLEGRGEAPAKPAPKPAANARGAFVLQIAAYTTQVDANSRRDKLHAAGVTNAFVEPVSAGGKQQYRLRVGPFPSRDAAQAAQARLRTLGYDNGFIAAQ